From the genome of Cytophagales bacterium WSM2-2:
AGAGCGCCTCGATGACATCCTGAATGGCAATACTGAACTGCGACCTGCCGATCTCGCCAATCGAAAAACAACGGAAGCCAACCACAACAGCAAATCGCTTGAACGACTTCTTGACGATTTTAGCAGTTTGAGAATAATAACCCTCGAGCGATTGAAAAACCTGAAAGATGAAGATGTTTTCAAATCAGCGCTGCACCCCAGGTTAAAAACTCCAATGCGAACTCTCGATCATTTCACATTCGTTGCTGAACACGATGATCATCACCTGGCTAAGATCACTGAATTGATAAATTACCGGCCTTGATCTTTTAAGAAATCATTAAGAATTAATTTTAAGGATACGGCTAAATTCGTTTCAATTTTACGAATTGAAATTCAATGTATAAGATCCTTCTCCTTCTTTCCTGTGCACTATCCTTTGGTGGATGCCTTGCACAGGGAAGTTGCAAAACATTCTCCTTCCGGGAATTTTATGATATGTCGCTAGCTGCAGACGTAACGCGAGCAGAGCCACTGACTTTTAAAAAATACCCAGGTTTCAACTTTAATGAATTCAAGCCTGTGGAAGGCACGCTTACTACCGGTGAGAGTTATTATAGGGTGGGTCTCAATTCCAAAAATGATATTCGTGAGTTAATTTATTTTGACAAAGACAGCCTGAGCACTTACCGGATGGTTGTTTTCAATTACGAAGACCGTAGAGTTCTCGGTATTGGTACGTTAAAGAATAGTCAGGGCTATTTCTTTTGGTCAGTAGTCATCATCATGGACAAAAGAACAAACTTTAATTACCTGATGAGTACGTCTGCCAACATTAATCACAAATTTGGAGGCCGGATCTGGATTGATCATTTCGATAAGATAAGCAACATCATGATCCTCGATGAAAACCTGCTGCCCAGGGATTTGTTTAGGATAAAAAACGGGCAAGTAGTTGTCCACTCTGAACTGAAATGCGAAGGAGACAGAGTGGTCAGCGAGACGGCTAATCTCTTTTCGATTCAGGACATCCATGATTTAAAAATTGATTTCTCTACCTGTCCTGAAATTCTGAAAAGAACCTGCAGGGATGAAACACCAGACCTCACATTCCGTGTCCGAGCATCTCCCGAAAAGAAACAGCACCTTCCGATTTGGGTTCGTGTGATTGCCAACAATGTGGAGTGATCAGTTTTTCAGGTAGAGTGATTCCTCTGCCTCATCGGGAAACAAAGCGGTCAAATCCCATTTCTCCTTCGGCTGATACATCAATACTCCTTTATCCGCCAGCAGAGGTGACGGAAAGTTATTTGTATAAATCTGGCCAGTGCCAAGTCCGTGATGCAATGAAGAATTGTATTGCGAGGTAAATTGGGCAATCGCATTGAGGCCGATGTTGGATTCAAGCGCAGAGGTTACCCACCAACCAATGTTTTGCTTTTCGGCAATGCGTATCCATTCATCGCTCCCCATCATTCCTCCATGCAATGTCGGTTTCAAAATAATATACTGCGGCTTCAATCTTTTGAGCAGCTTTTCTTTTTCATCGGAAGCGATTCCAATAAGTTCTTCATCAAAGGCGATAGGTATGGGTGACTTAGCACAAATCTCTTCCATCTCGGGCAAGCCGGGCTTAATCGGCTGCTCAAGCGAGTGAACGTTGAACCGCTTCAATGAATTAATTTTATCGAGTGCATCTTCTTTCTTAAATGCACCATTGGCATCTAGCCTGATTTCGATATTGTCGCGAAAATATTTTCTGCGGATATATTGAAGTACATCGCACTCCTTTTCGAAATCAAGACCTCCCACTTTCAATTTCACGCACTTAAATCCATCCCGGATTTTAATTTCCACTTGTTGCAGCATAAAGTCGAGACCGCCCATCCACACCAGACCATTGATCGGCACCGGGGTTTCCGTGAATTTATTTTTAAAAACTACCTTCTTACCTCCTTGCATTAAATCCAGGAGAGCTGTTTCAAGTGCGAATACGATGGACGAATTCTCGCGGTCAATTTTATTCGACTGAAAGAAGTCACTCAATGCTGCGATCCCTTCTTTACCTGAAGGCAATGACAAATTTTTATTTTGAAATGCCTGGATTGCATTGATAAGTGTTGCTTCAAATTCAGGACCTGATTCTTTGCTTAATCCTTGCAAAGGACCACACTCACCGAGTCCATAAACTTCCGGTTTACTA
Proteins encoded in this window:
- a CDS encoding o-succinylbenzoate synthase; translation: MLRASVHPYVLNFAFAARTSRGPMTEKTSWFVRLWDDSKPEVYGLGECGPLQGLSKESGPEFEATLINAIQAFQNKNLSLPSGKEGIAALSDFFQSNKIDRENSSIVFALETALLDLMQGGKKVVFKNKFTETPVPINGLVWMGGLDFMLQQVEIKIRDGFKCVKLKVGGLDFEKECDVLQYIRRKYFRDNIEIRLDANGAFKKEDALDKINSLKRFNVHSLEQPIKPGLPEMEEICAKSPIPIAFDEELIGIASDEKEKLLKRLKPQYIILKPTLHGGMMGSDEWIRIAEKQNIGWWVTSALESNIGLNAIAQFTSQYNSSLHHGLGTGQIYTNNFPSPLLADKGVLMYQPKEKWDLTALFPDEAEESLYLKN